The Natronoglycomyces albus genome has a segment encoding these proteins:
- the atpD gene encoding F0F1 ATP synthase subunit beta, translated as MTSTAGVGRVVRVIGPVVDVEFPRNAIPEIYYALKADITYGGESHTITFEVAQHLGDNRIRAICMQPTDGLVRGTEVRNTGATIQVPVGDGIKGHVFNALGECLNLEEGEELEIEDTWSIHRKAPPFAQLEPQTEMLETGIKVIDLLAPYVKGGKIGLFGGAGVGKTVLIQEMIIRVAENFGGSSVFAGVGERTREGNDLIAEMSEAGVLEKTSLVFGQMDEPPGTRLRVALSALTMAEYFRDVKNQEVLLFIDNIFRFTQAGSEVSALLGRMPSAVGYQPTLADEMGVLQERITSLRGKSITSMQAVYVPADDYTDPAPFAAFTHLDATTNLERKISDKGIYPAVDPLASSSRILEPEVVGDEHYAVAFEVKRILQKYNELQDIIAILGMDELSEEDKVTVARARRIERFLSQNTYAAKQFTGVDGSFVTVKETVEAFKKIAEGEYDHFPEQAFFMCGGLEDLHRKEEEMRQKA; from the coding sequence ATGACTAGCACCGCAGGAGTGGGGCGCGTCGTGCGGGTCATTGGGCCCGTCGTGGACGTAGAGTTCCCCCGCAACGCGATTCCCGAAATCTATTATGCCCTCAAGGCCGACATCACCTATGGCGGCGAGAGCCACACCATCACCTTTGAGGTTGCGCAGCACCTGGGCGACAACCGCATCCGGGCGATCTGTATGCAGCCCACCGATGGTCTGGTCCGTGGCACCGAAGTGCGCAACACCGGGGCCACCATTCAGGTGCCCGTTGGTGATGGCATCAAGGGCCACGTGTTCAACGCCCTGGGTGAGTGCCTGAACCTCGAAGAAGGCGAAGAGCTGGAAATCGAGGACACCTGGTCGATTCACCGTAAGGCGCCGCCGTTTGCTCAGTTGGAGCCGCAAACGGAGATGCTGGAGACCGGCATCAAGGTCATTGACCTGCTGGCCCCGTACGTCAAGGGTGGAAAGATCGGTCTGTTCGGTGGTGCCGGTGTCGGTAAGACCGTTCTGATCCAGGAAATGATCATCCGGGTTGCCGAGAACTTCGGTGGTTCGTCGGTCTTCGCCGGTGTCGGTGAGCGTACCCGTGAAGGTAACGACCTGATCGCCGAAATGAGCGAAGCGGGCGTGCTGGAGAAGACCTCGCTGGTGTTCGGCCAGATGGACGAGCCGCCGGGAACGCGTCTGCGAGTGGCCCTGTCGGCTCTGACGATGGCGGAGTACTTCCGCGACGTCAAGAACCAGGAAGTGTTGCTCTTCATCGACAACATCTTCCGGTTCACTCAGGCCGGTTCCGAGGTTTCGGCCCTGCTGGGTCGTATGCCTTCGGCGGTGGGTTACCAGCCGACGCTGGCTGACGAGATGGGTGTGCTGCAGGAGCGTATTACGTCGCTGCGCGGTAAGTCCATTACGTCGATGCAGGCCGTTTACGTGCCCGCCGACGACTACACCGACCCGGCCCCGTTCGCGGCGTTCACGCACTTGGACGCCACGACGAACCTGGAGCGCAAGATCTCCGACAAGGGCATCTACCCGGCGGTGGACCCGCTGGCCTCGTCCTCGCGAATCTTGGAGCCCGAGGTTGTGGGCGATGAGCACTACGCGGTGGCCTTCGAGGTGAAGCGGATTCTGCAGAAGTACAACGAGCTGCAGGACATCATCGCGATTCTGGGTATGGACGAGCTCAGCGAAGAGGACAAGGTCACTGTGGCCCGTGCTCGCCGTATTGAGCGCTTCCTGTCGCAGAACACCTACGCGGCCAAGCAGTTCACCGGCGTTGACGGCTCCTTTGTGACCGTCAAGGAGACGGTGGAAGCCTTCAAGAAGATCGCCGAGGGTGAGTACGACCACTTCCCCGAGCAGGCATTCTTCATGTGTGGTGGTCTCGAAGACCTGCACCGCAAGGAAGAGGAAATGCGTCAGAAGGCCTAA
- a CDS encoding sulfotransferase: MSVKVGDQEHTDGTDKVRVLFIGGLGRSGTTLLERLLGQLPGVFPLGEITHLWERDLIGDEMCACGATFSYCEFWQRIGASAFGGWENVDVERVAALRSTVDRTRHIPALASKKLAENQYQLVKEYATYFEQIYTAVARDTNSKVIIDSSKHASLAYCLRWCPNIDLRVLHVVRDARGVAYSWTKQVRRPESKSGENMTQYSPTKAAILWNAQNAAFSLLGRRGVPVRRVRYERLMERPRKVVASLARFAGFPDTTEEDITFIEDGFADLGPSHSAAGNPMRFTVGRIPLLHDESWTEAMPSGSKRIVSTLTRPLLGRYGYLDDEEPSQSIPSQEAPAHDDSPRMSDITIPVSDRHTNVHHDRPLYDQAEHEDEGDHPDQAGQEVSAGSRGGEGQ, translated from the coding sequence GTGAGCGTCAAAGTGGGCGATCAGGAGCATACCGACGGCACGGACAAGGTGCGGGTGTTGTTCATTGGAGGGTTGGGCCGCAGTGGCACGACTTTGCTGGAACGCCTTCTCGGTCAGCTACCCGGCGTCTTCCCACTCGGCGAGATCACGCATTTGTGGGAACGCGATCTCATAGGCGACGAGATGTGCGCCTGTGGAGCGACGTTTTCCTATTGCGAGTTTTGGCAGCGCATCGGTGCGTCCGCGTTCGGTGGCTGGGAGAATGTCGATGTCGAGCGCGTCGCGGCGCTACGGTCCACCGTGGATCGGACTCGCCACATCCCCGCCTTGGCCTCCAAGAAGCTGGCCGAGAACCAGTATCAACTGGTGAAGGAGTACGCGACGTACTTTGAGCAGATCTACACGGCGGTGGCTCGCGACACCAATTCAAAGGTCATCATCGACTCCTCCAAACACGCTTCCCTCGCATATTGCTTGCGTTGGTGCCCCAATATCGACCTCCGAGTCCTGCATGTGGTGCGTGACGCGCGCGGCGTGGCCTACTCGTGGACCAAACAGGTGCGCCGTCCTGAGTCGAAGTCCGGCGAGAACATGACCCAGTATTCTCCGACGAAGGCCGCGATCCTGTGGAACGCGCAGAACGCCGCGTTTAGCCTGTTGGGCCGGCGAGGTGTACCGGTCAGGCGAGTCCGCTACGAACGGTTGATGGAACGCCCGCGCAAGGTGGTGGCTTCGTTGGCGCGCTTCGCCGGGTTCCCCGATACGACCGAAGAGGACATCACCTTCATCGAGGATGGCTTCGCCGATCTGGGCCCCAGCCACTCTGCGGCGGGTAACCCGATGCGGTTCACCGTCGGGCGTATTCCCCTGTTGCATGACGAATCGTGGACCGAGGCAATGCCCAGCGGTAGCAAACGCATTGTCTCGACGTTGACGCGCCCATTGTTGGGCCGCTACGGGTACCTCGACGACGAGGAGCCGTCACAATCGATCCCTTCCCAGGAAGCCCCGGCTCACGATGACTCTCCCCGAATGTCTGACATAACGATCCCGGTCAGCGATCGCCACACAAACGTCCATCATGACCGGCCGCTATATGACCAGGCGGAACACGAAGACGAAGGCGACCACCCCGATCAGGCTGGGCAGGAAGTCTCAGCTGGTTCACGAGGAGGCGAGGGGCAATGA
- a CDS encoding F0F1 ATP synthase subunit gamma: MAAQLRVLRQRLKSTQSIKKITKAMELVATSRIAKAQDRVAASLPYAKAITDVMTSLASNASVNHPLLQPRATVRRAGVLVVTSDKGMCGGYNYNAIKTAEKLVTRLTEEGKVPVLYVTGRKGVTYYQFRNREIEQSWTGISEQPKVEDAQEITKTLLSAFLAGSAGDASEISGGTLGIDELHIVQTKFKSLLTQTPEPRQLAPLEVEEVEADEMPETVLLPDYEFEPNPEQLLDALLPKYITTRVYAALIDSAASESASRRRAMKAATDNADDMIKSLKRESNAARQAEITQEISEIVGGASALAAAGSE, translated from the coding sequence ATGGCTGCGCAGCTACGTGTGCTGCGGCAGCGGCTGAAATCCACCCAGTCGATCAAAAAGATCACTAAGGCGATGGAACTGGTCGCGACCAGCCGCATCGCTAAAGCCCAAGACCGGGTGGCAGCCTCGCTGCCGTATGCGAAGGCCATCACTGACGTGATGACGTCTCTGGCGTCCAACGCGTCGGTCAACCACCCTTTGTTGCAACCGCGGGCAACGGTGCGTCGAGCTGGCGTGCTGGTCGTGACCAGTGACAAGGGCATGTGTGGCGGTTACAACTACAACGCCATCAAGACGGCGGAGAAGTTGGTCACGCGCCTCACCGAAGAGGGCAAGGTCCCGGTGCTGTATGTGACCGGCCGCAAGGGCGTCACGTACTACCAGTTCCGTAACCGGGAAATCGAGCAATCGTGGACCGGCATTTCAGAACAGCCAAAGGTCGAAGACGCGCAGGAGATCACCAAGACTCTGCTCAGTGCGTTCCTGGCCGGTTCTGCGGGGGATGCCAGTGAGATATCTGGCGGTACCCTGGGAATCGACGAACTGCACATTGTCCAGACCAAGTTCAAGTCTCTGCTGACGCAGACTCCCGAGCCCCGGCAACTCGCCCCACTTGAGGTCGAGGAAGTCGAGGCCGACGAGATGCCCGAAACGGTGTTGCTCCCGGACTATGAGTTCGAGCCCAACCCTGAGCAGTTGCTGGACGCCCTATTGCCGAAGTACATCACCACCCGGGTGTATGCGGCGTTGATTGACTCGGCAGCCTCTGAGTCGGCGTCTCGACGCCGCGCGATGAAGGCGGCGACCGATAACGCCGATGACATGATCAAGTCCCTGAAGCGGGAGTCCAACGCGGCCCGTCAGGCGGAGATCACCCAGGAGATCAGCGAAATCGTGGGCGGTGCGAGTGCATTGGCCGCGGCAGGAAGTGAGTAA
- a CDS encoding sulfotransferase domain-containing protein has protein sequence MATLRDNIPEPVKHLVHHSSRTYGRLTASRRMLPGLLICGGQRCGTTSLYRALASHPVVLKAILHKGVHYFDTSYHKGLDWYRAHFPTRATATRIGDHTGVSPVAFESSPYYLYHPRAAARIAKDLPGVKIIVLVRDPVERAYSHHAHEVARGFEDLDDFTEAIGAEGQRLKGEEARLRRDSGYYSFSHQHHGYIARGHYADYLDRLAEHIPREHILTLDSGDFFTDPEDTFDSVLRFLQLPWLGEIDFGQHNARGRPSPLPEELRLRLSEHYEPHDRRLVSWLGKAPSWRR, from the coding sequence GTGGCAACATTGCGTGACAACATCCCCGAACCGGTCAAGCACCTTGTGCACCACTCCAGCCGCACTTATGGTCGGCTCACGGCTTCGCGCCGTATGTTGCCCGGTCTGCTCATCTGCGGGGGCCAACGATGTGGCACCACCTCGCTGTACCGGGCCCTGGCCTCGCATCCAGTGGTTCTCAAAGCGATCCTGCACAAAGGAGTGCACTATTTCGACACGTCCTACCACAAGGGGCTGGACTGGTATCGGGCTCACTTTCCCACTCGTGCCACCGCCACTCGCATTGGAGACCACACCGGAGTCTCACCGGTAGCCTTCGAGTCCAGCCCGTACTATCTGTATCACCCACGGGCCGCCGCCCGCATCGCCAAGGACCTTCCCGGCGTCAAGATCATCGTGCTCGTCCGCGATCCAGTTGAACGCGCCTATTCTCACCACGCGCACGAAGTCGCGCGCGGTTTCGAGGACCTAGACGACTTCACCGAAGCCATCGGCGCTGAGGGCCAACGACTCAAGGGGGAAGAGGCACGGCTGCGACGCGACAGCGGCTACTACTCCTTTTCCCACCAGCACCACGGCTATATCGCACGTGGACACTACGCCGACTACCTCGACCGGCTGGCCGAGCACATACCTCGCGAACACATTCTCACCCTCGACAGCGGGGACTTCTTCACCGATCCAGAAGACACCTTCGACTCGGTGCTGCGCTTCTTGCAACTACCGTGGCTGGGTGAGATAGATTTCGGTCAGCACAACGCCCGGGGCCGTCCCTCGCCGCTGCCCGAGGAACTGCGTTTGCGGCTGTCCGAACACTATGAACCGCACGACCGCCGCCTCGTTTCGTGGCTGGGCAAGGCTCCCAGTTGGCGACGATGA
- a CDS encoding oligosaccharide flippase family protein — protein sequence MTNTLDSEARPCRDNTVRTQRQLKQTARGGLWNLAGAAAAGLGGLLITWLVAYSLPPQTAGAFFTATSAFLIIAAVARLGTPTGVVYWVARLRRKKRHAALTSALWLALAPITALAFTVSAGLWTWAPLLADWWSTPESLVRVLAIAFPAAVLLETLLAGTRGFNQMRPTVLIDRLGRTGMQLGALAAVVLFLPATATSVTAAWALPFIPAAVLAAWCLYRQWQRGSRRRRDFPDRVGRGAFWGFTAPRALASVGQLALQRLDIILVGAMLGLAEAAVYTVATRFVIVGQMAASAIGTAIQPRIAAAMAESEYDLARRLYQTSTAWIVALTWPGYFAVMVLVDWYLHLFGGEYVSDSARLVVWILASAMLMASACGVVDSVLAMAGKTSWQLYNVLAALVVNIGLNLWLIPVWGIAGAAAAWAAAVLVNNAIPLLQLTVTYRLHPFGKETSTMLAATATVFGVVPMTVMLVAPHGWAQFLVPTALFLASAVWLSAIWRLRSRILLARGSHTRRKLSVAADRYHCRWRRQ from the coding sequence ATGACCAATACTCTCGACTCCGAGGCCCGTCCCTGCCGCGACAACACCGTTCGCACTCAGCGCCAGCTCAAACAAACGGCGCGCGGCGGGCTGTGGAACCTCGCCGGAGCGGCTGCGGCGGGCCTCGGCGGCCTTCTCATCACCTGGTTGGTCGCCTATTCGTTGCCGCCTCAAACCGCTGGCGCGTTCTTCACCGCGACCTCGGCCTTCCTCATCATCGCCGCCGTAGCCCGGCTAGGCACCCCCACCGGGGTCGTCTACTGGGTGGCGCGACTACGCCGAAAGAAACGGCACGCGGCCCTCACCTCCGCCCTGTGGCTAGCACTGGCGCCAATCACGGCATTGGCGTTCACGGTGAGTGCTGGCCTGTGGACTTGGGCTCCACTCTTGGCCGACTGGTGGTCTACTCCCGAAAGCCTGGTCCGCGTACTGGCCATCGCCTTCCCAGCCGCAGTCTTGCTGGAAACGTTGCTAGCCGGAACCCGTGGCTTCAATCAGATGCGCCCCACTGTCCTCATCGACCGGCTGGGCCGAACCGGCATGCAGTTGGGGGCGCTCGCCGCGGTCGTTCTATTCCTACCCGCCACCGCCACATCCGTGACCGCCGCGTGGGCCCTACCGTTTATCCCGGCGGCAGTCTTGGCCGCATGGTGTTTGTACCGGCAATGGCAACGCGGAAGTCGACGCCGCCGTGATTTTCCCGACCGGGTAGGACGAGGTGCCTTCTGGGGCTTCACCGCTCCTCGCGCGCTGGCCTCGGTGGGACAACTGGCGTTGCAGCGGCTGGACATCATCCTGGTCGGCGCGATGCTGGGACTCGCTGAGGCCGCCGTGTACACCGTCGCCACTCGGTTCGTCATCGTTGGGCAGATGGCCGCCAGCGCGATCGGGACCGCCATCCAGCCTCGGATCGCCGCGGCGATGGCGGAATCCGAATACGACCTGGCTCGTCGGCTCTATCAGACGTCGACGGCATGGATTGTGGCGCTGACTTGGCCGGGCTACTTCGCGGTGATGGTTTTGGTGGACTGGTATCTGCATTTGTTCGGCGGTGAGTATGTGTCCGACTCGGCGCGACTGGTGGTGTGGATTTTGGCCTCGGCGATGCTCATGGCCTCCGCGTGTGGGGTGGTGGATTCGGTATTGGCCATGGCGGGAAAGACCTCCTGGCAGTTGTACAACGTGTTGGCCGCGCTGGTGGTCAATATTGGGTTGAACCTGTGGCTGATTCCCGTGTGGGGAATCGCTGGCGCGGCGGCGGCGTGGGCGGCGGCGGTACTGGTCAACAACGCGATTCCACTGCTCCAGCTCACGGTCACCTACCGGCTGCATCCGTTCGGCAAGGAGACTTCGACGATGTTGGCCGCCACGGCGACGGTATTTGGGGTGGTTCCGATGACGGTGATGCTGGTGGCTCCCCACGGGTGGGCGCAATTCTTGGTTCCCACAGCGTTGTTTTTGGCCTCGGCGGTGTGGCTTTCCGCTATTTGGCGTCTTCGCAGCCGCATACTTTTAGCAAGGGGTTCACACACACGGCGAAAACTGAGCGTGGCCGCTGACCGATATCACTGTCGGTGGCGAAGGCAGTGA
- a CDS encoding Wzz/FepE/Etk N-terminal domain-containing protein, with protein MKTPAAQTLTDYISILRRSWWVIVLALVLSLGTGAAYTALASPVYESQASVLVLPSNVDTSVTGARTSGGVNLDTEAQLVSSTEIAQLAAVYIAEEGVAVTSDPRALAEKVRVQVPPNTSVLEISFSAETPTAAYAGTVAFSQAYLDYRESSARSHLESEASTVSERIDELRADSDALSERLSALGPDDDNERRQLESSRDSINGQISDLTGEHAALESASAAVSTGRVISTPIQPTSPTSPNLILNLAGAATVGGLLGLTLAWTRHLFARRLWHTSDLEHKCDLPALATIPSSVKFPRREIFGAYGPGGRVMGQLRTAITSQLRGTEKVIVILGTSPGPTASILAGNLGAALARSGDQTAVVAGNPSTTVGLPELLNATEVPGLSDVWSRRVDLLDAMFEAGRQKGLAVVGPGAAASAAGPTSDLVSQTFTRLRSLNRYVLVEAPPLTCSADGQLLASHADAVIVTVQQGKDRISDIRESANSLRQIGVDLLGAVVFPNQLGAMAAQWESDPKPDQLAQVANTADDIDPASQQRPSGPSSAPGSLASLGFDAEAFDAEDAVGRGGQARYAGRATATQRPIQGGPGSSNGARPSPGGQPGSGEQPSRPEGSQTGPGSSYGGHPQGDQRSLTNDRP; from the coding sequence GTGAAGACCCCAGCAGCCCAGACCTTGACCGACTACATATCCATCCTGCGTCGCAGCTGGTGGGTCATCGTGCTTGCTCTAGTCCTCTCGCTGGGAACAGGGGCCGCCTACACCGCATTGGCTTCGCCCGTCTATGAATCGCAGGCATCGGTTCTCGTGCTGCCCAGCAACGTCGACACCTCCGTCACCGGAGCCCGCACCTCCGGCGGCGTCAACCTCGACACCGAGGCCCAACTGGTCAGTTCCACCGAAATCGCCCAACTCGCCGCCGTCTACATCGCCGAGGAGGGCGTGGCCGTCACCTCCGACCCACGAGCATTGGCCGAGAAGGTCCGCGTACAAGTGCCACCAAACACATCTGTGCTCGAGATTTCCTTCTCCGCCGAAACTCCCACCGCCGCCTACGCTGGCACGGTCGCGTTTAGTCAGGCCTACCTCGACTACCGGGAGTCCTCCGCCCGCTCGCACCTGGAATCGGAGGCGTCCACAGTCAGCGAACGCATCGATGAACTGCGAGCCGACTCCGACGCCCTGTCCGAGCGACTGTCAGCACTGGGCCCCGACGACGACAACGAACGACGCCAACTCGAATCAAGTCGTGACTCCATCAACGGTCAGATCTCGGACCTGACTGGCGAACACGCCGCGTTGGAGTCAGCCTCCGCCGCTGTGTCGACCGGCCGCGTCATCTCCACACCCATTCAGCCCACCTCCCCCACGTCTCCCAATCTGATTCTCAACTTGGCCGGTGCGGCAACCGTCGGCGGACTGCTCGGTCTGACTCTCGCGTGGACGCGACACCTATTCGCGCGACGGTTGTGGCACACATCAGACCTGGAGCACAAGTGCGACCTGCCCGCTCTGGCCACCATCCCCTCCTCGGTGAAGTTTCCACGTCGGGAAATCTTCGGAGCGTATGGGCCCGGAGGTCGCGTCATGGGCCAGCTGCGTACCGCGATCACCTCCCAGCTGCGCGGCACCGAAAAAGTCATCGTCATTCTCGGGACTTCGCCGGGGCCGACTGCCAGCATCCTCGCTGGAAACTTGGGGGCGGCCCTGGCCCGTTCCGGCGACCAAACCGCTGTTGTGGCAGGCAATCCCTCGACCACTGTCGGACTGCCGGAGTTGCTCAACGCCACCGAAGTACCGGGATTGTCGGACGTGTGGTCTCGCCGGGTCGATTTGCTCGATGCGATGTTTGAGGCCGGAAGGCAAAAGGGGCTAGCTGTGGTGGGGCCCGGTGCCGCCGCCAGCGCCGCGGGCCCCACCAGCGACCTAGTATCGCAGACCTTCACTCGTTTGCGGTCTTTGAACCGATACGTTCTAGTGGAAGCTCCACCACTGACGTGCTCGGCGGATGGGCAACTGCTGGCCAGCCATGCGGACGCGGTCATTGTGACGGTTCAACAGGGTAAGGACCGCATCAGCGATATCCGTGAGTCAGCTAACTCGTTGCGTCAGATTGGGGTGGATCTGCTTGGGGCGGTCGTATTCCCCAACCAGTTGGGGGCGATGGCCGCCCAATGGGAATCTGACCCTAAGCCGGATCAGCTCGCACAGGTTGCGAACACTGCCGATGACATCGATCCTGCCTCCCAGCAACGCCCATCGGGTCCCTCGTCAGCTCCAGGTTCGCTAGCCTCGCTCGGTTTCGACGCGGAGGCGTTCGATGCCGAAGACGCGGTAGGGCGAGGAGGCCAGGCCCGGTACGCGGGTCGCGCCACGGCTACTCAAAGGCCCATCCAGGGTGGACCTGGCTCCTCCAATGGCGCTCGTCCATCGCCGGGCGGGCAGCCTGGTTCGGGTGAGCAGCCGTCACGGCCCGAAGGCTCACAGACGGGGCCCGGGAGCTCCTACGGTGGCCACCCTCAAGGAGATCAGCGCTCGCTGACCAACGACAGGCCCTGA
- a CDS encoding WecB/TagA/CpsF family glycosyltransferase, which produces MSHPYAPKRRPEPHLRRARLPIGSGLYLDIDNVTSDAVLAQVFASLEEGSGGHIVTPNVDILAQARRSDEARELIAQADLVVADGAPLVWASRLSRQPLPERVAGSDLIWALSAAASAEGRSVALLGGTPDPEATPTSQAVTVLQNAYPGLKTVGAWCPPIGFDLDRQQWRQLVDEMVVANPDIVMVGLGFPKQERVIRRLRADLPHTWFIGCGASIDFVAEYRKRAPKWMQRSGLEWVHRMASEPRRLVRRYAMVGIPQAAKLMWGAWKLRRRNRP; this is translated from the coding sequence ATGTCACACCCATACGCTCCCAAACGGCGGCCCGAGCCCCACCTGAGGCGGGCTCGCCTGCCGATCGGATCCGGTCTATACCTGGATATCGACAACGTCACCTCCGATGCGGTGCTGGCACAGGTCTTCGCCTCATTGGAGGAGGGAAGCGGTGGACATATCGTCACCCCAAATGTGGACATCCTCGCTCAAGCACGACGCAGCGACGAAGCCCGCGAGTTGATCGCCCAAGCCGACCTGGTGGTCGCCGACGGAGCGCCCCTCGTGTGGGCCTCACGCCTGTCACGCCAGCCGCTTCCCGAACGAGTGGCTGGCTCCGACCTGATCTGGGCGTTGAGCGCGGCCGCCTCCGCAGAAGGGCGAAGTGTTGCCCTCCTGGGAGGCACCCCAGACCCGGAGGCGACCCCCACCAGCCAAGCCGTCACGGTGCTGCAAAACGCATACCCTGGCCTGAAAACAGTGGGGGCATGGTGCCCACCGATCGGTTTCGATCTCGACCGGCAGCAATGGCGGCAGTTGGTAGACGAGATGGTCGTGGCCAATCCCGACATCGTCATGGTGGGGTTGGGTTTCCCCAAACAGGAACGAGTGATCCGTCGTCTGCGCGCCGACCTGCCGCACACGTGGTTCATCGGCTGCGGGGCCAGCATCGACTTCGTGGCGGAATACCGCAAGCGCGCCCCGAAATGGATGCAGCGCAGCGGGCTCGAATGGGTCCACCGGATGGCATCGGAACCGCGACGGCTCGTGCGTCGTTACGCCATGGTGGGGATTCCACAGGCGGCAAAGTTGATGTGGGGAGCCTGGAAGCTACGCCGGAGAAATCGGCCCTAG
- a CDS encoding glycosyltransferase family 2 protein: MSDVSIWPSVGVVIPTHQRPELMRAALRSVLEQFYPGRLEVVIVFDRAKPDETLICQGERPVRVVKNSRTPGLAGARNTGIAALDTELVAFLDDDDEWLPGKLTAQVAALGTSAEMCTAAIEVSYEGTRTPRLAGTSMVRHIDLLRSRMMMLHSSTFLFRRTALQGGLGLVAEDAPGSQNEDWDMLLRAARRRDIAHVDQPLALVNWMGSHFETRWDTKISSLQWMLDRHPEIHGCPVGAARVYGQLACWHAAVGDRIEALRWAAKATRTNWSEPRSALATVAASGLVKVPTMMRALHKKGRGI, from the coding sequence ATGAGCGACGTGTCAATCTGGCCTTCGGTCGGAGTGGTGATTCCAACCCATCAGCGACCCGAACTCATGCGAGCGGCTCTGCGTTCAGTTCTCGAACAGTTCTACCCCGGTCGCCTCGAAGTCGTCATCGTCTTCGACCGCGCCAAGCCCGACGAAACTCTCATCTGCCAGGGCGAGCGTCCCGTCCGGGTTGTCAAGAACTCACGTACGCCCGGTCTGGCCGGGGCCCGCAACACCGGCATCGCGGCGCTCGACACCGAGCTGGTGGCGTTTCTTGACGACGATGACGAGTGGTTGCCCGGCAAGCTGACCGCACAGGTAGCCGCGCTGGGCACGTCGGCGGAAATGTGCACCGCGGCCATCGAAGTCAGTTACGAGGGCACTCGGACCCCGCGTTTGGCGGGCACGAGCATGGTCCGGCACATTGACCTGCTGCGCTCACGGATGATGATGCTGCACTCCTCGACGTTTCTCTTTCGGCGCACAGCACTCCAAGGTGGTTTGGGTCTGGTCGCCGAAGATGCTCCCGGTAGCCAAAACGAAGACTGGGACATGCTGCTGCGAGCGGCCCGCCGCCGAGACATCGCCCATGTCGACCAGCCGTTGGCGTTGGTCAACTGGATGGGTTCCCACTTTGAGACCCGGTGGGACACCAAGATTTCCTCGTTGCAATGGATGCTGGATCGTCACCCGGAGATTCACGGGTGTCCAGTCGGGGCAGCCCGCGTCTATGGGCAGCTGGCCTGCTGGCACGCCGCAGTTGGCGACCGAATCGAAGCCCTACGGTGGGCGGCGAAGGCCACACGGACCAACTGGTCGGAACCGCGTTCGGCCCTGGCCACGGTTGCGGCCAGCGGCCTGGTGAAAGTGCCGACCATGATGCGCGCCCTCCACAAAAAGGGTCGCGGGATCTGA